GCCtattgtgaaaagtgatattaacaatTATACAAGTATCACTTTTCACAGATGTACTCGGCCTGGACAAGCCTGGGGACAAATTAAGCCATGAATGGAGGGAGGAGTGGCCTGAATCTTCATAGCTGGAGGATGGAGCCCAAAACTGCCCAAAGCCAGAGCCAGCCTCCTCACAGTCAGAGCCTGTCCCTGCCACCCCAGGACTGAAGTCCAAAGCCTAAGCCCCACCACTCCTGGGAAGGTGGGTAACTTGCCTGCCACCTGCTTCTCCAGCATTAAACCCCAGATGTCTCCAAAGCCAGGAGTGGGCCCAAGCCCTGTTGTTGCCCCAGCAACCAACACCAAGCCCATACATccaggagcaccagggagggaaagaggcttctgtttgtttcctaCCCTCTCCTCCCTGCCATAACACCCAGGAGGCCGTGTCACAGGAAAAGCCCCTGTGAGAAAAGCCCCTTTGAGAAACGTGGGCTGTTGAGGAAAAAAGAACCTAGAAGCTTGGGCTCTCCAGATGTGACCAGGCAGGCTGCCAAGAAGCCAGGCAAGCAAGCTGGCTGAAAACcaagcagggcaggcaggactccaTTAGAACCCTGCCTGGGTTCTGTTAGAACATCATCCAAGTCAAACTATCTCTGCCATTAATTTAGattgcaacaaaatggcaaattccaacaaaaagtttaattttatttcttcCAACCAGCTCTAACTGAAAATCCTTTAAAATTTAAATGGTTTAAACATCCATAACTTTAACTTTTGCTACATGCATCAAGTGTTCTGCTGATTTATCTTGCTGTGGAAGTATCTAGGTTAGTGGCTTAAACGTTGATAAGCTTGATGTGTGAGCAGTACAGGCTTTAGCTTCAGCAAGACCCCATGTGAAGTTGGGTAAGCCACGTTCAGCTCCATCTACTGCATTCAGGGGTTAAAGTAAGAGGAGAGCAAAcagagaggaaagggaaaggtaCTACTTCTCCTTGCCGATGTGGTGAGAGCTCCTTCTTCTCTTTCAATCTACTGCACCTTGCCTTATAATCATTCCCCTCCACATAGCCCTAAACTCTCACATTCACTTCCTGGTCACCTCCTACCTCCCTGTgactacacccctcccccagcctatcACAACTGATTTATGATACTCTGTCCATGGTATCTGGTGGCTTGATCCCTCCCCACTGACATGGCCTAAGTAGCCAAGAAGGGGATCCAAAAATTTTCCAAAATGATTTTCCAATTGAGGAATTTAACTAGAGATTTAGATCTCttctgccacctgctgccactgGCATTATATAATGACTGGGAAGTAGGGCACTTGGGTTGGGTGGCTATGGAACAGCTGGCCCAGGGAAAAGTGGAGTCCTATACAACTCTTTTCAGAGTCCCAGTGGTGTTCCTAATAAAGCCAGATGAGTAGTTTCTAATTGAAGAACCCAATCCTGTAATTCAAAGCTCTCACTTTGTTTTAACTCAATTACTCATGCAActtcccactgactccagtgggAGCTTTCCTTATTGAAAGATTAAGGTCAGGGAGGCACataaataaatcattttaaattGTGAAAGAATGATGacactagggaggttaatgtccAGTTGAAGTTTACCTGGTCTGAGCTGACAATAATAGGCTCCCTCAGAAGAATCCAGGTAATGCACTCTTCACACGGTGGTGTAGTGAAGGAGCCGTGGTACGTCCAATAGTCCCGAGATTTAGGGAAAAGAATTGACGGATCAAAGTTCTGAAAAGGAGCCTCTTTCcccttaaataaataaaaagaaatattgttaCTAACACTAATAGAGAGAGGAATCTTGCTTAAAGAGAGACCCAAGTTTCCATGCAATAATGGGCAAGGATGATATGTAATGGATTAATCGTCTCCTCCTTATATGCCCTGCAATTTACTGTTCTAAAAATGAGCACTAACCCAAGGCTGAGATTACCCATGTAAATAAAATAAGATGTACTTTATCACACTGTCCACCGCTGCAAATAAAGTTTGAAACATCTGACAAACTCATATCACCATAATGTACATTTACCTAACAATTAGGACTGTACATGAAATATTTAGGTCCAAGACATTTTTAGTAACTTGTCTTATACATAAATAAGTAGAGTTAAAGAGCTTTATCATCTACCAAGAAAAAATAAGTGTAATAAATATAATACTTCAAAATAAATACACAGTATCTTGTAATTCCTTGTCCCATGCTTTCTCTGCTTTACTTGAACTGTTTCAATAGCTACAGCACAATTCTACACTGCTTTGAAATATGTGTGGTGGCTAGCTTTCACTATCCAAACCTGAACATCTTCCTTTCCATTATTACTAAAACAAGGTGTAAAATCTGATAAAGTTAAGGAATCTCAGGTGCCATTTAAGGAGGCTAGcttcactgctgttttttttaCCATATTAGATTACTGTGTTCACCTATTTTCTTAAGAACTTTTGGTTATGGTTATGGTATTGAAGCTGTTGTTTATAAAGGTGTTTGCAAGAGTAAGAAATGAGTGGAATTTTAAGGGCTGTTGTCTTTGGCAGAGCAGAGAGTATAGGAGAGGGTGATAAATGACTCAGGATTGGATAAGTAGGAAGAAGTAGAGTTATATAGGgactagagcagaggtggggaatttacattgcctggatccagcccctgaagtTTTGGTCGGGGACTGAAGAGCCAGTGTTGGTGCTCCCGCCCTGAacctccccatcttgcccagaCCTTCCACCCCTACCTCACAGACTGACCTCTTAActccagcccattcctgcacccaccTTCCCAACTAGTCTCCACACCAcaaatccactcctgcaccctatcatCCTTCCAGACTCACCAACCCCCAACCCACTTCTGCATCCTCCTTCCTGCCCTGGTCCCACATCCTTAGCCTGCTTTCCaggagtcccctcccacacattgaaccTCTTATTTTTGGCCAGACCCAAAGCCTATGGGGAACCACAACATCTACTaacctgtccccaccccaggctctgcTATGCAAGGAGAATGTGtagagtgtctttcttcttctcatttgggggccacatcaatgagggttttttatttttttttttttttgcttcgcACTTTTgcacagcccccaactgatttttttgtgggtcagtggcccctggcccaagaaaggttccccagccctggactggaggataaaaagagagaaagaagttTAAAGTTGAGGTGACAGAGAGTAGGGAGCTAGTGGAGAGCTTGAGGACTGGATCCCACATATCAACTGCagtactcatgtgcttaaaggcAAGCACACACAGACTAATATTTTTAGGAAACATCCAGTAGTTGCATTCACTTCCAGTGTTAAATAAATCTAGACCTAATACTATAATTCTTATGCAAACTAAGCTGCCTTCTGTGGGAATTCTGCCTATGGAAGGCCCTTAGGTAACTATCTCATTAATTTGAAAAACAGTTCAGGATAGGCTTTGCTGTCATATTTGTGCTGCTCTCAATGATGGCAGATCCagagctcattgaagtcaatggaggatCTTAGAGAAGTGAGAGGAGGAATTACATTTCTCCTTAAAGAAAAGAACATACTCTGGGGCTGCTTTGTGTTGCTGGAACACTGCAAAGCACACCAAACAGACTTGCAAATCTAGCCTTCTGGATTTTGTTACTGCATCCACCTAGCTACCTTTATACAATAAAATTGTTTGGTTACCTTCGTCTTAATATTATCTATTTCTTCAAGAATTCTCTTCATCTCTGGTTTGGGAGTTTTTCCTACCTATAATGGAGAAAGCATGAGTTGAATAGTAGTTACAGCAGCTGAATTTGTTTTCCATATCTCACGACTGCATGAAAATTCAATTTGACCCATCCCATCTGTCAGTTAACATTCTTTAACCATTTTGTactgaaaaacaacaaaatgttACTTCTGatagaagaaaaaaaactgtCTAGAAGGCTCAGTCATTCTCCAGTTGAAATGACTAGTATAATTCCCACTGATTTAAGTGAGGCAAGATGGCATGTACACTATCTTATAAACTTGATGCAAAAGAAGAAATTCTGATGATTACAAGTAAATTAGTTTTACATCTTACACAATTTTTACTTATAACAAACAGAAAATGTATTCTTCCATTAGCATGTATATGCACCATGTTAATTTTCCTACCAAATGCATGCTTTAGTTTTTGTgagttttatataaaggcaataagatgttctctgtcttattctctatcccttttttaatgattcctaacattctctcTGCTTTTTTAACTACCACTGCTCATTGAGTGGATAttatcagagaactatccacaatgactccaagatctctctcttgagtagttatatctaaattagcccccatcatattgtatgtatagtagggattattttttccaatgtgcattagtttacatttatcaacattaaatttcacttgccattttgttgcccaattacttagttttgtgagatttttttgaagctcttcacagtctgctatgatcttgactatcttgagcagtttagtatcatctgaaaatgttgccacctcactgtttacccctttctccagatcatttataaataggttgaacaggatgggtcccagaacagactcttgggggacaccactagttaactCTCTCTATtcagaaaatttaccatttattccgaccctttgtttcctgtctttgaaCCAGGTTTCAgtacatgaaaggaccttccctcttatcccgtgaaaacttactttacttaagagcctttggtgagggaatttgtcaaaggctttctggaaatctaagtacactatatctactagatccctcttgtccacatatttgttgacctcctcaaagaattctagggctgcgtctagactggcatgattttgcggaaatacttttaatggaaaagtttttccgttgaaagtatttccgcaaaagagcgtctagattggcacggatgcttttgcgcaaaaagagcttttgtgcaaaagcatccgtgcccagtttagacatgcttttgtgcaagaaagctccgatggccattttagccatcgggctttcttgcgcaaaaaattaaggtgcctgtctacactggccctcttctgcaagtattcttgcgcaagagggcttatccctgagggggagcgtcaaagtatttgcgcaagaagcactgaattcttacattagaacgtcagcgctcttgcgcaaattcaagcagccagtgtagatagctggcaagttttgtgcaaaatcttgccagtctgaATGCaccctagtagattagtaaggcatgatttccctttacagaaaccatgttgacttttccccaacaaattgtgttcatctatgtctaacaattttattctttactatagtttcaactaatttgcccagtattgaCATTACACTTACTGATCtgaaattgccaggatcacctctagagacctttttaaatgTTGACGTCACGTTAGCTAACTTCCAGTTATTAGGTACATAAGCTgattaaaggataggttacaaaccacagttaacagttccacaatttcacatttgagttcttccagaactcttgggtgaataacaacatctggtcctggtgacttgttactgttaagtttaccaatttgttctaaaacctcctctaatgacacctcaaatGACACCTGGGACAATTCCTTaccaggatttaacttccactttttaaactatgTTTTTTTGTCTCTCACTATTTCTTTTCCTTTGTTGTTTACCCatgtatttttttgtttgcttactatatgtttgggtttgttttttttaatttggggtataaaTTTAaatatggtgtctttgaaaagtttccatgcagcttgcagagattttacttttgtcacagtatcttttaatttctgtttaaccaacCTCcctatttttgtgtagttcccttttctgaaatgaAACAGTGTTGGGTTGCTGAGGAGTTTTATCCAccgcagggatgttaaattttattacattatggccACTATTTCCAAGTGATCAAGTTATATTTACCCCTTGGGCCAGAACCTGTGTTccacttaagactaaatcaagaattgcctctccccttgtgggttccagaatcagctgttccaagaagcagtcatttaaggtattaaGAAATTGTATCTtcgcatcctgtcctgaggtgattaATAAAGACTTAAAGGGTGATAATATAATGAAGGCCATcagcatgggtttatggaaaacagatcctgtcaaactaatttGGTATCTTTTTTCATAAGATTACAAGTAATAGTGCTGATATAACATACTTAAACTTTTATAAGGCATTTGACTCAATTCCCCATGACAATTTGATTAAGATACTAAAAATACAAAATCAACATAGTGCATACTAAATGAATTAACAGCTGGCTAACTGACAGGTCTCAAAAGGTAACAGAAAATCATCATCAAGCAGATGTATTTCTAGTGGGGTATTGCAGGGATACCCCTGGAAGACAACATAAAATCATTGAAAAAAATTTACATCTTCCACAAAGACAGGGGAAGTGCAAAATAATAAAGAGGAGAGATCACTGATCAAGCAAAAGCTCAATTGCTAAATTCAACAGGATTCTTATTCAGATACATGTATGACACTCACATGTATGAATGTTATGGATGGTGCTAAAAGTCTATTTTATCGGTGAGAGTGCACTAAATTTATATGGATTTAGGCCTAATATAATCCCAATTTATGCTTCATTCTGAATATTATCCTCTCAATAGGTATACAGCTGACAAGTAAAGCAGGCTAGCAGAAGAATAGAGGTGTGCAACAGAATAAAGAATGAAAATTTCCAAACTCACTTGAAGAAAAATGCCCACGACAGCCACTCCATCAGGTTGTTTCAAAGCTCCAGCAAAATTACTATATTTCGGATTCCAGTGTACCATATGTAGCTTGAACCAAAGAAATGTAAATGTTATAAATCCTGTTATAAAATAAAAAGCCATTACTGGCCCAGACCTGCATTCCTTGTGAATCCAGGTGAGAGCTTTGAATGCATAGGGAATACAGAattgggccccacaaaatcctgCAAATGAAGGCAAAGTAAAAGATTTTTCTTGATAGAACAGAAGTTTGGAAGGACAGAATGCTCCCACTCAACCCCCTAGTAATAAATGAGATACCCATGAAACTGGACCATGGCTGATACTACAAAGCGTAAGGGGGAAAGAAGAAAATCACCCACAGCCTGcatgccttcccctgcccccaagtttTTGGCCATAGGATATATGATAtttatcttgcctgccaccatTTCTTCCAGATGGGAGTTGTTGTAGAGCCACAATATATATTGGAAGAAACACTAGCAGGCTACTACATGAATCCACATAGAGAGTAAACATGCTATTTCTATGGTAGTTTGAGACTTACATGTCCTCCTATATATGAGATGGAAAGAAGGCAGAATTTGTTATTAATTTATTGTGAACAGAGCTTAAGCCCACACTGATTACACACTGGGTCAAATTCAGCCATTAACTACAATGAGTTTGTCCCATAACAGTTTGTGTGTTTACACCAAAATAtcaacaaatatttatttaaaacaattctTGAGAATacactaatacattttaaaaaacatatttagAATATGAAGGATATTCTCCACTCCACCACTTTTAAGGTAGATTTTGGACCTCAACTAATTGAAATGTCCTTGTAATAAAGTCCTCCCTTCAACTGGTAATGCATCTGAAAAAATaaatcctggggctctaattttACAAATAATGAAATATATACCAAAACCtactaggttatgtctacacagcaacattattgttaaataaatagcattatttcaaaatagcatagtctaggtctacacagccagcagttgtttcaacataatgtcaaaatatcgtcaagctggaggacttcttgctctaaattctataaccctcattttgtgAGAAGTAAGGGCAGTTGGAGGAAGattgctctattttgaaatcaatgctgtgtagacagcacctaaactctaaataagctattctgaaataatctaCGCAAGTGACAAAGCTCAatatgcgtagcttattttgagttaagccctgctgtgtagatatgccccctAGTGACCCATAAAATCcagaaaaaaattacattatTATAAGTTTGAGAAAACATAAAATACTGCTACCAAAGTTTTGTTTGCTGCAAAAAGATCTCACTGAAAATGGTGATTTTAAGGCAGGGGCatgtttacaaatatttataGTTCTGGTAGGAGGCAGGCTTGGGATTGTATTTTTGTTTATGAAAAGCTGTTTTTGTTGGCAGCAATGATTGACCACAGGACTAATTTATGAGTAGTAACAGCAATAACATATTTCATGCATAAATCAATAACTACAAATAAATACTTGAAAAGGAAAGTAGTAAATGTTGCCCAACTGCCCAGTGCACTAGAATAGACAAAACTAGGTCCCACCTCAGCTGCATATTTCACTCCATCTACAACATGCTCAGAGCCGTGGTCATCAGAAGAACCCCAATGAAAGTGAAGCTGACGCAGCCTGTAGGGTCCTGGGAGTGGTCCACCTCGCAGAACTGCAATTGATAATTTACATTTAACATTAGGAACAGACCTTTTTAAGGAAACTTTGATTCAGTACAAGAGGACAAACTTTTAAGGTCATAGTTTTCCAAAACTGAAGAAACTGAAGAAATTCATACCCTTTGAGATATTTCATCTTCCAGGGTTCCCTCAGTTTTAAGAAATGCAATGCAATTCTACTACTCTGATAGCAGTAGGATATATACCAGTTTTACAGATGTTTTTCTGATATTTCCTTAGACTTTGTCCATAGAGGCTAAGCGATTTAGTAAAAGACTCAGATCGccacaatatttttattaaactgTATTAATCTGGATAGGGCAGTCAGCATTCCAAATTCCCTGGTCCTACTTACTTCAGAGAAAACAGAGGCAACGAGACATATTTTGACAATACCAGTAGAGGTCCCTTCTGACCATTTCTAGATAAGGATATAATCTCGCAAGGGTAGTTTTACCTTATACTACCTTTCAATTCTGGGCCTGTTTTGATCAGTCACTAGCATAAAATAAGCTCCCAGCACCATTTTCATTTTGACTTAAGGCATGAATGCAACCCATGACTCCAGAAGCAGAAAACTAATAACCCAAGCTAGTGCTGCAGTCCCAGAAGACCTTGTCTGCAGAACACTGAAGTTCTGACCTCCAACAATATTATGGAGGCTCAACGTTAACATTAATACAATTCTTAAATCCTCTAGTGCATAAGCACTATTGGTCTCAAATTAATACTAAATACCAGACATGCTGGAATACCTAGGGATAAAAATTGTGCTAAGTACAAACTGACAGGCTTAACTTTGCAGTTTGTCTTTACCTGGCATGTGCCTTATCCACTAGGGTACGTAAGAAAAACATTGTACTGGCCTTTAGCTGTATAATTCTTATGCGTCTTATTGACTTCAGTAACATATAAATAAACCATCATAAATAATTTGCAGATACATAAAGCCTTTTATAAAAGGATATCAAAATGCTATGCAaagataaataaatatttatctgTACATAATATAGTGCCTAGAAACCCAAGACATGGACCAGGCTaagcgctgtacaaacacagaacaaaaagatggcccCTGTCCCAAGGAGCTTTCAGGCTAAATATggcaagagacaacagatggatgcaGAGAAAAGGGGGAATGCAAGGAAATCATGAGGCAGGCAGTGGTGTCATCATACCAGCAGACTAACCGTTTTAAGTTTTTGGTAGTCATCACGTCAAAGAAGCATTTGGAGGAGAATTTTGAAGGTGGATAATGAATTAGCTTTGTGGATGTTTATGGTGAGCACCTCTTAAGCATAAGGGGCAGCATGAGAGAAAGTTTGAAGGTGCTGGCTTAAAAACGGAACAAAAGGGCAATGGAAATAAGTGTCTTAGTCATTTGGCAGCAAGTACTAACAGTTTGATGGTGAAAGAGAGATAACAGATATGGTGGAATTATGTCATAAAAGGCCTTGAAAGT
The DNA window shown above is from Pelodiscus sinensis isolate JC-2024 chromosome 2, ASM4963464v1, whole genome shotgun sequence and carries:
- the LOC102453787 gene encoding carbonic anhydrase 3-like, with protein sequence MAQQSCQWGYDTDNGPEHWHKYYPIASGDHQSPIEINSKEVQHDPSLPPWFVGYDPGAAKTILNNGRTCRVVFDDTFDRSVLRGGPLPGPYRLRQLHFHWGSSDDHGSEHVVDGVKYAAELHMVHWNPKYSNFAGALKQPDGVAVVGIFLQVGKTPKPEMKRILEEIDNIKTKGKEAPFQNFDPSILFPKSRDYWTYHGSFTTPPCEECITWILLREPIIVSSDQMTKLRSLSINADTEPVRPMVDNWRPPQPVKGRVVKASFQ